Part of the Nothobranchius furzeri strain GRZ-AD chromosome 2, NfurGRZ-RIMD1, whole genome shotgun sequence genome, GCTAGTGTGATATTTCCTGATGGGTGGCGCTGTAACCCTGTGATCTGAACCTATCAGCCTCTACAGCACAAACCCAAAGACTCACATGTGCACAATTCAATCCACTTCACAAAAAACACACATCAGGGCTGTCAAACGTCTTCTCAAGCTGATGGCAAGATGGGAACAGGCTGGTCCGACACACAAATAAACTCCCCCATGGGTCAGATGTTCTTGCCCTGAAGCGCCCCCCGCCCCAGGGGGAATCTCACTGCTCTTTTGCCCTTGAGACGAGGGATGCGGCCATCAAATGGTTCTGACATATGATCCAGCATCTGTGATGTCACCAACAGCTGACTTGTCATAAGACCTTTGAGAGAGCGAGAAAGCTTATTGTCATCAGACCCATTGCTGGAactttgagtgtttttttttacatctgaGATTACAAACTGAATGACTGCTATTAGAGATTGATTCTATAATCCATCTAATAACATGAGCCAGCTGGGATTGGCAGACTTTGACCCTTAAGGTGTATAATACATCTCATTCACTCTGCATCTGTTCagtaagagagagagaggcacacagagagggtgtgtgtgtgtttccaaccCTGCAGGGTAATATGTTTACTCCTTGTTCAGCAAAACAAAGCATCGTATTCATCACTTTGGGGTTGAGAAGGTGCATAATCTAAGCTTGACCTTTAGCCAGTTAGCTAACTGACAGCTTAGGGTGTTGTTGGGGGATTGCGTAACATTCTAAGGGCTAACAGTTTCTTAATTTTGCTCTAACGAACCACAAATTTGCTGCTTTAGAACACTGGATGTGCACGATggctgcagaaaacagcagaaataacaggtttattgaaaaggaagcctcgaccttatcataaaataaaataataaacacacacacacacatataggagATTTAGTACATGAAAACAGAAGGTTGGACTCACAAAAAGGACATGCAGTGAGTGTCCCTCCACTGCTTCAAACATGGCCTCGTCTCAAGGTGGCATGTGCAAAGTGAAGCAttaacatccacccatccatcgtctgaacccgctttgtccaccgggggggcgggggggggggggggggggctggtgcctatctccagcagtcaacgggcaatcggGCAGGGTACAccatggacagagagccagtccatcgcagggcaacacagagacacacaggacaaacacacacacacacacttacacctaaggacaatttagacagaccaattaacctaacagtcatgtttttagaCGGTGGGAGGAagttggagtacccggagagaacccacgcatgcacagggagaacatgctaactctgcagaaagatcccaggccaggaagcaaacccaggacctttgtgctgcaaggcaacagctctaaccactgcgcagcctaatCTTTAACATTCCAACTTTAAATATCAAACATGCAAAAATGCAAATAGATGGGTTAAAGCACggcaaaataaaaatgtattcacatcttgttgaaaataaattaacTTCAAGGCCTGTGCACAAGAGGCCTCTTAACCCTCTTTCGGTTTTCATgcatttctgtgttttataaaaaaAGATTTGAGTCATCATGCTAAACACTGGTTGAGCTTTAGCTGTCACGCCTCAGCGTTCCCTCCTGAGCTGTGTGAAGTAAGCCAGCAAGTTAACACGGCTTCTGAGCTGAGAGCTGAGAAACAAAAGGAATGAAAGGTTTAATTAAATCAGTCATTTTACTTTTCATGAGTGTGCATTCAGAAATCTCTAAAATTAATTGATTTTATCAGCAACTACTCTATTTCAAGAAGGTTGTAGTTAATCACCAGCCAGTTCAATGCCCAGAAATGGCTGCAAAGTGTAGGTTGGAGAAAATGGCATTCAAAACAGAAGTTGTTTTAAAAATTGCATTCATTAGAAAAGGATGTGGCTCAGAACACTTTAAATTTACAGCAGAATTTCAGGATTGTGCAGAAAAACACAGCGTTAATGTTAAATTTGTAAAGCATGCTCAGCGTTTCTGCAGCTTGGTGCTGTTTTTGTTTTGCATGCTGGATTAAAGCAACCAAAAATCACACTCAGCACTTTCCCCCTCCTCTAGTAATCCATCTAAAACCAGGGGAAGTCAAAATCAGGAAATGAGTCATTTTTTTCCTAAATCATATTAAGCTCTTTGACGACAATCGCCACACTTACAGAGGAGTTATTCTTATGGTCGGTGTTTTCTAATCAAAGCTCTTTGTGAGTGGCTTAGTTGTATAATATGCATGGCTTTAGACAATAATTAGGTTTggattgttttcattttttatgcACAAGAGTCAGTTTAGCAAGAAGTGGTGCTTCTATTGCAAATAAATTGTTCAGAATTAACAGAAAAGTTGATGTTTGATCATGTTTCAGTCAAAAAGTTtcatccatttatttcagtagcaATAAGGATCATGCAAACATCCAATCAATACCTTATGTGAGTTGTTTATAAGAACCTACGTGTGACATTTACAGAACGAGAAGACAGCCTGCTGTTTGCTTCCTGCAGGACTGGGTGCTCAGTGGTAAAATGACAACAATTTCAAAAGTCCACTAATTCTTAATCTGGAGACTAAAGTCTATTCAATGAAGTATATTCTATTCTAAAACTGAGCAAATGCATTTAGAAATAAAAGATTCTGCAGTGTACTTTCTCCCCACACCAGCAAGTTGCAGTGTGGGGAGTGGCATGGCATACAGGAATTCACTCTTGGGGGTTAGGCCATCGATTTAGGCCTCCAAGGtgatgttttacatttttatttcttgCTTTCCTCTCATGTATTATATTGCTGTATGTTTTCAGGGTGGAACATTTTTTGTAGCTTATACTATCGATGCAAGAAATGGACTTTTTAGCAGCTGCCCACTGCAGTGACCCCAAAAGAAGGTAACAGCTGAGATCAAATTAATCTGGCATTATGCCTCATTCTTCCTTTGCTTTCTTAACTGACATCAGTTCTATGGTCAATAGAAAGCATGTTTATGAATTTATTTGCACCGattccctctcacatgaagccaTTTCAACAGCTGTATTCATGacaattttcagtaccttccagaatgagggcTCTGTCCCTTTAAGAAAAAATCTGGAGGTGGACACGCCCCCTACCCACCTCATGCAGACTGCTATAAACTGAGAAGCACCGATATGTGGGAGGGGCTTGTAGTAGAGCTGCTGCGCCTCAAGAAGCAGCTCTTTTGCATGAGAGAAGTGGTTCTATTCTACTttcccagtttgtgacatcacaaatggggatctttttgaaatggtttgttttaggcacataattcctaaaaccaaacacttgcAGAAAACTGATGGATGGACTGTGTTTTTTTTAGGGACAGCATATTCAGAAAGTGAGTTTTGCTAAATGTTTACCCCTTAACCCTCCCATTCTTCTCAAATTGTGGCCAAATTTATTGAGGGTTTGAAAgctattcattttatttattcgtGTTTTTGTTTAACAGTAGAAACATATTAGAAGTCTGATTTCTACCTAAACCTTTACgtgatttatgtatttatttaattaCTTTTGTCAGTTTGTGATGACTTGGTAAACTTTCGGACCCTCCCATTAATCAGGTACATAAGAAGCAAGCCAGGGGGAAGGTGGGGTTTTTGTTTGTCAGATGCCAGCCGGaggttttaaatgattttttgacCACTACAGAGACTTTATTACTTGGTTTAAGTTGGATTTCGTGGATTGCTGGATGATTTTGAGTTACAATTTTTGGAAGAAATAAACGGAATATATTTTCGAAGAACTGAAGTCTGGAGTGCGTACAAATCCTAAACCCACCAGTTGCCACCCACGGCCTTTTGTCTTTTGGATTATTTCGATTGGACGGTAAAAGGCCGCGACAACATCTTACGTCCCTCCAGAAAATGGTTTACATGCGATTGTTGACCAAATGTTTGCGTCATCCACTCTGTTAATTTATTGAATATGTAAGTAGCTACTTAATAGTTAAACTCAAGCGCCATCACCAGGCCACATCTAATTTAGAATAAATGTATCTTGAACAGTTTATGATCAAATCTTTTCAAATTATGCAGGAATTTTATACCTGTGCATGAACAAAGGTTCATACAGGTTTTCTGCTGAGTCAACCAGGAGTTAAGTCTCTTCACCAGTCCCCTCTGTCACGTGTCAGCTGAGGTTTTTCTTGACTTTCAGCCTCGCTTACATGTCTGGTGTGTCTTTGGGAAGCAGTTAGGGCTCAACAGGAATCAAAGCTGCCATTCTTGAGTGCACACGAGCAGCTCAACCGCTCAACACACTTCTGTGCTGGAGTGCAAACGACAAAAGCCCATGTTTTTATCCGCACTGTTGGCAGCAGCTACCGGATCATATGACTCCTAATGACCCACTGTGGCTGTGGTCCATAAGACCAAGAAGCCAAAGAAGTTTAATGGATGTGTTGCAGCGATTTTTTTTTTGGGCCAAGTATCTTTAACCCATGTTTAGATTAGCTGCTAATGATTGAGGGAAAAGCCTCGTTGGAAGAAACTATGCCCCTGAGAAGAAACAGCATAATGTATTTCCTGAACAGTGAATATTCTGAATAGTATAAATCAAACTGGTATTTCCTCTTTTAATAACAGATTAAAGCTTAAACTAGGCATATTATTGCATTTTGTTTCTTAAGTTATAGCTCTACAGTTGCACTAAACCCCTCGCACAAAGGGCTCTCAGCCATTTTATTCTtggcagtttcagtaccttccagaatgtgcCATttgagggctctgtcactttaagaaaacaagttggGGCTGGCCATgtccacccatcccccactcaggctgctataaactgagaagctctgatatctgtgaggagctcagagtagagcagCTGCCCCTCCAGCTGCTCTACTCTTGCACATGGGGTGGTGTATTTTACTTTTGCCTTTTATGATGTCACAAAAAGGGACGGCTTGTTtaagcacataattcctaaaactaagaactgacattaaacaaacagatgtttttttttcatatttggaGGCTGTAGAGACCCATGGCAACACAAAAGGATGAAAAGGATGAGTTTTACATGATATGTACCCTTTAAAAATAAGCCAAATCATCTCTTTTTAGAACAATACTCAAATCATAACACCAGTTCTTACACCGTAGTGGTAACACAAAGTATTTATTTTGGCTTATGCATTCAAAATTAGGGTTTACATTGCTTCATCAGCTCACCACTCATCACACTTAAAGATTTTAGTCAGAACTCTTAACGAAGTACATTAAATATTAGTGAAGAAATTACAGCAGCAGCACATTAAAAGCTTTATGCaaccacaaaaaaaataaataaataaaagacaagaaAACAGGTAACATCACAGTATGGTATTTTCGAGTGCTCTTACATTGTGTGTCTAATGTCTTTATTTGCTCCCCCAATGCACCGATGTGCTCCTCCACGCCTTACCCCTCCTTACAGCAGTTACATGTCACCACTAATGGACATCAAGTGCTTCCTTTTTGCAGCTCTCTCCAGGACATACACATTAGAGACAGAAAACCCATTTTCCCATCTATAAatagtgcgcacacacacacacacacacacacacacacacacacacacacacgcgcgcgcacgcacacacacacacacacacacacacacacacacatacgcacgcacacacacacacacacacacacacacacagcttacaATCCAGATGCTCTACAGCGACAGTAGGATGCACTTAACAATCCAAAGATTGTTAACAAGTTAAAAATGAAGGAGAGGCCATCAGAAGATTTAAATGACAGAAATAATAACAACCACCTGATTAGGACAACAAATTACAGTGATTCCAGAAAATCTGGTTAACAGATATTAATTGTGATTATTAAATCCTTAAATAACTTAGCAAACATGTAAATAATGCATATTTCTGTTTGACGAGTCCTATTTTGTCCCAAATCAACCAATTCTTTGGGAAGCTTGACTAGTTCTTCCTTAAATATTGTCTTTGTCCTTTACGATATAGAAATCAGATGAATGTAAAAGTAAAATAGACAGCAAGATGGCGTTAAGATGCAACTTCTTCAGCTCTGTTTGTCCTGGATGTTCATCAGACCGGTGTAGGACTTCGCTCGATTGGCTGGAAAGAGAAAATAACACACTGCCAATATAAATGAAGTTTTACGCATAAAATAATACTTTAATTTTTGTTGTAAAGGATGTTTTACAAACTGAACAATAGTGAACATTTACACAAGAGCCACAAATATTAGGTTATTCACATTGTTCACCTCCACCTCTGATATAATAGATTGCTTTGTTTTTGCTTAAAGACCATCAAACAGTTGGTGCTGATCATCAATCTTTATTTCCAGATAAGAGTAGGTGCTCTGGCTGATGAAACACACGACTGGTTAATAATCTAAACTATTATTCACACTGGCACAAAGCACAAGCGCAGACCTGGAAGCAGTGGGAAGACTGCAGCTCTGTTAAACCTGATGAGTGCTACTTAGCTTGTGAAAAAGGGTTTACAGCATGTGAGATTTTGTGCACAAACAGAGCAAATCTACAAACAAACATGTTTCTTTTCAGCCCTGAAGCCATGTTGGTAATTATTTTGAACAACGTGTACTGATATTGCTTCTTAGGAATTTTTACTGATACGTTTATGTTGTTGTTCTGCCTTAATTATTAATAAAATTTGCCTTCCAAACCATTTAAATGTCTATTGAACTACATTTAAACTACTACTTGTTCGCTGAGAAAGCGTGTAACACTTGTGCTGTTGAAATACCATCGCTCAATCGGAGTTGCACGTGCGTGCTGAACACAAACATTTTCTTCAGCCCCTATCGCCTGCATTTGTTGCAGAAACGAAATAGACGAGAAAACGATCTAGTCAGAAAAAAACAGTTCCTTCTATGTCAAAGAGAAAATTtgtattcatggccccgcccacagGAGGCTGTGTTGATTCTATGACCAGAAGAAAGAGTATGtctcagttagtagaagctaaccattagcaatagcaGCTCCACAATATAGCGGAACACGTTTaagattgtgttatttgtggagataaaacatcaacgttgaatTTTCTTACTCAAGAGATGACAATGAACGACGCAACGGAAGAGCTGGGTTGCTAATCAGAGGGAAtgcatttgcatatcatgaatattaatgagcaaaaTTAGCAATCCTGACGTTTTCTGTCCTCCGCTTCTCCGATTagcttctgcttcctgaaacaggagcaccagagctttcccccacagaaaacaactcacaaggcattcattcatactataaataaaaaaaaagtgtatGAGACCTTAAAAAATATTTTACCCCTTATAAACACTTCTGTACTTGCTCAATCAACTGAATACAGAAGATTTGTAATACTGTGGTGTACCCACGGTATTAAAGTCCACTAAAATATCTAATCAAAAAGTTTAAATGGAATTGTGTTGTTTTAGCAATTACATGCATAAATCTAAGCTTTGTTgcttcaaaaattctgtaaaaagtTGTATTAAAACAGCTAATTTAACATTTGAAGGATATTTGTTAGTATCATTTTATACTATTTGTGATATATTAGGGTAAAATAAACTTCTTCCGTACTCTTTAGATCATTCCATCAGGTAGATTTCAGTGTGTAAATGATAGTGTTTTCTACACAAAGACTAATAATGGGGTTCCCCACAGTTCTGTATTTGGACTAATAATATTCTTGTATGGTAAATGGACTGTAATGGCCTTCTCCccttcacgacggggaaggctgttgttggtttaatgtctagaaaacagcagagaacatctcggctagctaactgttagcattagcaacttccccacacagcagaactcttccaagCATGTGttttttatggagataaaacatcaacgttgcaagtcagcagtgtagttgtattgctgttagccattttgaagcgagatgtccaaatatcaggaaataagactttaaACCTGCCACCTAAAGCTCAGctatgatgtggctcacttctagctcctgGAGATGATGCACCAGTGTTGATTGCCTCATAAGTAGgacttcctactagagaccacttcaaatgtattaattaaatgaGTCTTGCACACCTTTAAGATGAAAAAGATAAATATAATGTCCTACATTGCTCTCAGACTCAATTCTCTGgacataaaaacacatttaatatgGAAACAACAAAGTTCCAAAACAAAGTTTAAGAATCGATCAGTTACCCCGACCTTAAATAACTAATATATGCAtgtgtcatcagcataacatTAAAACTACTTTGTGTTTCCTGATCTATTTTACATCGTTGAGCACCACCAGGCACTTGTTTATTCCACAGCACATCCTGAAAGTTcctaaaatgcttttttttattaGGCAAAAACAGCTTTAATAATTGTTCAGGGTCATTCACCCACGCAGATTCCAGTAAAAAAGCAATCCTTAAAACTTGTCAAAGATCCATCGCACGCCCTCCACCTCTGAATGGAGACCTAATACCTTTCAAAACCCTGTCAAACAAAAAAATCTCTCTTCGTGTGACAATGGGTGAATTAAGCTGGTTACTCACGGTGTATGAGCTTGCGTTTCTTTTGTTCGGAGTGCAGGAAGCTGCTCAAGTAGAAGACGATGGGCAAAAAGAGCATAAAGCTGAACACAGCAATGACAGGCACCGTCTCCTCTCGGGGTAAAAAACAGTTGAAGTTTTTACTCCAGAGTCTGCGGGTCATGTTCATCTGGAACAAGGGAACAGTTAAATCAATATGAAAGTGCATCGACAAGAATTTGCCATCAAAATAACTCAAAACAATCGTTTTAAAGGTCACGCATTTTCCTTTAACTGCTAGTTTAATGATTATGGTGCGATTTGGTATCATCTATAGCTGTTTTaacaggaccagagcgtttgcaaaacaggattcgccgcggctccctggggagggtaaaggtcgtttataagatcagaccgtggcggtaatgtggcgcaatcgtggcaattttataaaagatcaggtgatggtggcataaagggggtgtgggggcggtctctgcgctgctgcaggcttccgtttatcttggacataacttgctttttattgcgattgaagccgtgatcgttacgtttgttttaacaagcagctcctaaaggtgtctgtccccatcggtccctgtgcagtctctggtgatctgagcttcagctctaacagagaggctcgtggagcactgcggcgctccagtctgccatctcagctgattttgttcaaaaagcaaaccttattgccggtgtttactttcattttcaatacaattaccagccggagctcagcaataactccccccgTCATCATGGCACCTGCCTCTGTTGCACCAgagcgcatacgacagaccattaccgcaatattactaccaagcgaggcggaacgaatgccgcaaaattcacgtttatagacataccattgcagtaatattacgccgatttgccggcatggtgtgtcttgtaaaaagggtatTTCTCTCTGACTTACATACCGCATCCTCCAAATCAATACACAAGGTGTGATTCAGCTCCTTTAGACTGTACAGATCATTCAGGTCCTTGTATGATTTTTTACAGTTTTTGCACAGCTCTGTAAGATTTCTCTGAAAGTGAGAAGTACAAAACCGCCGTCAGAGCTCATTTCAGAGAAACACATTAAAGGAACTTCAGTGGCACGCATCGGAGAGCCGGATCCTGGCATTACCTGTTTGTACTTCTCAAAACATGAGAGGGTTTGATTGAGAACATTCAAGAAGAACAGCGTGTCATTGGTTTGGCTCTGGAAGTCTTTGGAGAGACACTCTGCACAATGAGAATAAAAAGCAATCATCAGGTCAACAACTGAAAAGGCAGATGTTAGTAGTCTTGCTCAGTTTTACCTAAAAATGCACAGAATAACTAGCAGGAAGAAGAAAAACATCAAAGGTGAACAAAGATGATGCAGAAACATTTAACTAAGGACAATTATTTTCATTAGGGGTGCGTATTGTGaacttctggcgatacgatacgtatcaggaTACACATTCAGCTGGATGATATTAGCAATTATCTTTGACTGAAATTATTGTTGGAAAATTCAatcaacagtccaaactgatgcgtAACATGTCTAACATGAGGTAccagaaccataatagagggatttacatttcaatggtggaaacaaaacactttgcacactgctgccaactagtggtcggtgtttgaattgcaccaaaagaaaagaaaatacacaaatgttagcATGTAAATTATTCCAAATattcgatacacggcttttgaatgtcGATATAACGCAGGAAAACACTTCACCATACATAatcccatatcgatattttcttacataccTAGCTTTTAATTTAGTCAATATGCAGTGCACCTCATGATGCTATTAATCCTTTTATATCAGGATTTTATTTCAGTCTGATAGCTAACATAATATTCTTAAGAACAGATTAGAGAAACCCAAAATGCACAGCAtgaattatattattcatgtatTAATGTCCTAAATCCTTTAATTCCTGTTTGACTGACAACATAACAGCCTCTCTTTTTTGTCTATTTCTCCATCCCACACtttgcatccatccatcatcccttTCTGTCTCTTTCCCCTTTTCTATCTCTGTCTCTTTCCCTCTGTCTCTCTCCGTCTccccctgtctctctctctcccccttttCTCTTTCCAtcctccaacccccccccccccccccatcccatccCCCAGTCGTCTTTGGCTCTGCTAACATTATCTTTTCTTCCGCTGCTTTGCTGTCTCCTGTATCTAGCTCAAgtgaaataaaagcaatgcaatcAAAAAATGAATCAAAGCACAGAGAGACATAAGAATACACACTCTGATATTGAAAAAAAATATATGAATTTTTCAACATTTTGGTATCTGAAACAACGTTTTGCTTATTTGGTGAGgctgtactaaaatgtaaatagcAAGTGTCCTTAGGTGAGACAACAATGTTCTTGTATTCTACCACTAACAGAAGTCAGTTCATACATTTAGCACACCTGTTCTATGAGAAACAGCTGGAAAGTTCAACCAATTAAATCCAGATGACATATTTGACTAGAATACATCAACACACTCTTAATGACAAAAACAGATTTGTCATTAACTGTTCAATCTAGTCTCAAAGGACTTACGAGCACAGTTGGAATTGTCCCAGATGTTTTCCACGTTGCTGTAGAGCAGGTAAACCAGCATCAGCCGATCACTGTGCAGAAGGCTGTCTCTGCAGCTCACATTACCAGGACCCATCTGTAGGAACACAGGCGCATCATTATGCCAAGTGTAGAATCTGGGAGGGTCTTCAAAGCAAATGTACATGATTCTATTCAACAATTTATAGAGGTTtactttatttgtttattatcgGGATTCCCATTATCGTCAAAAAAAAACATGGCAACAACTCTCCCTTAGGGTCCTTTTCCAAATCAGTTCACAAAAAGACAGAAACAAAATTATTAATAAGTTTGGATCACATTATATGACAACTCTGAGAAATACTTTTATCATTCATGTATATTTGGCTTTCTGCCATTTACCAGAATCTACACAAGATGTTATTTTATCATAATGGAGAAGACTATTAAAAACAACCATGTTGCAGCTTTGTATTGTATTTCAGATACCCGCAATGTTTGCTCTAGATATGTTGTAGCTCCCAAATAACACAGTCAGTATAGCCTTAGTCTACATATTAGAACAGTCTCTGCATATATACATATGTCTCGCTTCGGACATaaacgtctgctaaatacaaAAACATCTATTTTAAACTTATAACAATATTACAAGCACACGTTATTACTTTAGATATATTTCATTTCCACTCTCACCAGTAAAAATGGTATTTGACTAAGAGGAGATATGTTTCATATCAAAAAAGTGATTACAGGCAAAAGTTGTTTGATTATATTTCACAACGGTTTACCACACCTTAATATCGTTCAGCTGAACAACTCAGACATAAAACATGG contains:
- the ostm1 gene encoding osteopetrosis-associated transmembrane protein 1 isoform X1; this encodes MSSHSIFVFFVLLVINIHAFVASDGLNVTALDSSGKLTQVSVLVNSPSVFKPIVDSVYPLSLLSSFPEDVEISEYCSDLLLVLGQRYVAYMSCLIPAARPVKVCQKCYSGYSSLVQIYQNISSDQMGPGNVSCRDSLLHSDRLMLVYLLYSNVENIWDNSNCAQCLSKDFQSQTNDTLFFLNVLNQTLSCFEKYKQRNLTELCKNCKKSYKDLNDLYSLKELNHTLCIDLEDAMNMTRRLWSKNFNCFLPREETVPVIAVFSFMLFLPIVFYLSSFLHSEQKKRKLIHPNRAKSYTGLMNIQDKQS
- the ostm1 gene encoding osteopetrosis-associated transmembrane protein 1 isoform X2; the protein is MSSHSIFVFFVLLVINIHAFVASDGLNVTALDSSGKLTQVSVLVNSPSVFKPIVDSVYPLSLLSSFPEDVEISEYCSDLLLVLGQRYVAYMSCLIPAARPVKVCQKCYSGYSSLVQIYQNISSDQMGPGNVSCRDSLLHSDRLMLVYLLYSNVENIWDNSNCAQCLSKDFQSQTNDTLFFLNVLNQTLSCFEKYKQMNMTRRLWSKNFNCFLPREETVPVIAVFSFMLFLPIVFYLSSFLHSEQKKRKLIHPNRAKSYTGLMNIQDKQS